A window of Caretta caretta isolate rCarCar2 chromosome 13, rCarCar1.hap1, whole genome shotgun sequence contains these coding sequences:
- the SS18L1 gene encoding calcium-responsive transactivator isoform X1, translating into MSVAFASARPRGKGEVTQQTIQKMLDENHHLIQCIMDYQSKGKTAECTQYQQILHRNLVYLATIADSNQNMQSLLPAPPTQNMNLGPGGMTQNASNQSLHSQSNLSDAIGTGLPPSSLMQSQISNGPNHVSMQQSGQNTMPTTSLSMTVSSHGTGPGYSHTVPASQNVPMQGQGSIGNYVSRTNISMQSNPVSMMHQQAATSHYNSAQGGSQHYQGQSSIAMMSQSNQGNSMMGQRPMGPYRPSQQGSSQQYMGQEEYYSEQYSHGQGSSEPMNQQYYPDGHGDYAYQQSSYTEQSYDRSFEDSTQHYYEGGNSQYSQPQAGYQQGAAQQQTYSQQQYPNQQSYPGQQPGYGPAQGASSQYSSYQQGQGQQYGSYRASQTGPSAQQQRPYGYEQGQYGNYQQ; encoded by the exons atGTCGGTTGCCTTTGCTTCTGCTCGCCCGAGAGGCAAAGGGGAGGTCACCCAGCAAACTATCCAGAAG atGCTAGATGAAAATCACCACTTAATACAGTGTATTATGGACTATCAGAGCAAAGGCAAAACAGCAGAATGTACTCA ATACCAACAAATCTTGCACAGAAACCTGGTTTACCTGGCAACAATAGCAGACTCTAACCAGAATATGCAGTccctgcttcctgca CCACCAACGCAAAACATGAATTTGGGCCCAGGAGGAATGACTCAGAATGCATCCAACCaatctctccattcacagagcaATCTCAGTGATGCAATTGGGACAGGccttcctccttcctccctcatGCAGAGTCAGATTAGCAATG GTCCTAATCACGTGTCTATGCAGCAGTCAGGCCAGAATACGATGCCCACAACCTCTCTGAGTATGACCGTGAGCAGCCATGGAACTGGGCCTGGTTATAGCCATACAGTGCCTGCATCTCAGAACGTGCCAATGCAAGGCCAGGGGTCAATAGGCAATTATGTCTCTCGAACAAATATCAGCATGCAGTCTAACCCAG TCTCCATGATGCACCAGCAAGCGGCAACATCCCACTACAACTCGGCACAAGGAGGGAGCCAGCATTACCAAGGACAGTCCTCCATTGCCATGATGAGTCAGAGCAATCAAGGCAACAGCATGATGGGTCAGCGACCCATGGGCCCTTACAGACCTTCTCAGCAAG GTTCCTCTCAGCAGTACATGGGGCAGGAGGAGTATTACAGTGAACAGTACAGCCATGGACAAGGCTCATCAGAGCCCATGAACCAGCAATATTATCCAGATG GTCATGGTGATTATGCATATCAGCAGTCATCCTATACCGAGCAGAGCTATGACAGGTCATTTGAGGACTCCACACAGCATTACTATGAAGGAG GAAATTCCCAGTATAGCCAGCCGCAGGCAGGATACCAACAGGGAGCTGCGCAACAGCAAACATATTCACAGCAACAGTACCCAAATCAGCAAAGCTATCCAGGACAACAACCTGGATATG gtCCTGCACAAGGAGCCTCTTCACAGTATTCCAGCTACCAACAGGGACAGGGGCAGCAGTATGGAAGTTACAGAGCTTCTCAGACAGGACCATCTGCCCAACAACAGAGGCCTTATGGCTATGAGCAG GGTCAATATGGAAACTACCAGCAATAA
- the SS18L1 gene encoding calcium-responsive transactivator isoform X2, with product MLDENHHLIQCIMDYQSKGKTAECTQYQQILHRNLVYLATIADSNQNMQSLLPAPPTQNMNLGPGGMTQNASNQSLHSQSNLSDAIGTGLPPSSLMQSQISNGPNHVSMQQSGQNTMPTTSLSMTVSSHGTGPGYSHTVPASQNVPMQGQGSIGNYVSRTNISMQSNPVSMMHQQAATSHYNSAQGGSQHYQGQSSIAMMSQSNQGNSMMGQRPMGPYRPSQQGSSQQYMGQEEYYSEQYSHGQGSSEPMNQQYYPDGHGDYAYQQSSYTEQSYDRSFEDSTQHYYEGGNSQYSQPQAGYQQGAAQQQTYSQQQYPNQQSYPGQQPGYGPAQGASSQYSSYQQGQGQQYGSYRASQTGPSAQQQRPYGYEQGQYGNYQQ from the exons atGCTAGATGAAAATCACCACTTAATACAGTGTATTATGGACTATCAGAGCAAAGGCAAAACAGCAGAATGTACTCA ATACCAACAAATCTTGCACAGAAACCTGGTTTACCTGGCAACAATAGCAGACTCTAACCAGAATATGCAGTccctgcttcctgca CCACCAACGCAAAACATGAATTTGGGCCCAGGAGGAATGACTCAGAATGCATCCAACCaatctctccattcacagagcaATCTCAGTGATGCAATTGGGACAGGccttcctccttcctccctcatGCAGAGTCAGATTAGCAATG GTCCTAATCACGTGTCTATGCAGCAGTCAGGCCAGAATACGATGCCCACAACCTCTCTGAGTATGACCGTGAGCAGCCATGGAACTGGGCCTGGTTATAGCCATACAGTGCCTGCATCTCAGAACGTGCCAATGCAAGGCCAGGGGTCAATAGGCAATTATGTCTCTCGAACAAATATCAGCATGCAGTCTAACCCAG TCTCCATGATGCACCAGCAAGCGGCAACATCCCACTACAACTCGGCACAAGGAGGGAGCCAGCATTACCAAGGACAGTCCTCCATTGCCATGATGAGTCAGAGCAATCAAGGCAACAGCATGATGGGTCAGCGACCCATGGGCCCTTACAGACCTTCTCAGCAAG GTTCCTCTCAGCAGTACATGGGGCAGGAGGAGTATTACAGTGAACAGTACAGCCATGGACAAGGCTCATCAGAGCCCATGAACCAGCAATATTATCCAGATG GTCATGGTGATTATGCATATCAGCAGTCATCCTATACCGAGCAGAGCTATGACAGGTCATTTGAGGACTCCACACAGCATTACTATGAAGGAG GAAATTCCCAGTATAGCCAGCCGCAGGCAGGATACCAACAGGGAGCTGCGCAACAGCAAACATATTCACAGCAACAGTACCCAAATCAGCAAAGCTATCCAGGACAACAACCTGGATATG gtCCTGCACAAGGAGCCTCTTCACAGTATTCCAGCTACCAACAGGGACAGGGGCAGCAGTATGGAAGTTACAGAGCTTCTCAGACAGGACCATCTGCCCAACAACAGAGGCCTTATGGCTATGAGCAG GGTCAATATGGAAACTACCAGCAATAA